In Anopheles gambiae chromosome 2, idAnoGambNW_F1_1, whole genome shotgun sequence, a single window of DNA contains:
- the LOC1273828 gene encoding DNA polymerase iota: MDGAKDTDDEECVHPRVIIHIDMDYYYAQVEEVLNPSLKDKPFAVKQRFCVVTSNYIAREKGIKKLQPVKEALAACPELVLLNGEDITKYKAMSVRINEIMHRFTPHVEKLGLDENYLDVTELIAERLEQLEGAGDSAALAKLDFVQGFIHPPRTDESSALDPPSHRETDRDLFRRCCCCGCDRRLILATHLAQEIRDSIFQELGLRCCAGIAHNKLLAKLVGAVHKQNKQTVLLPTHATAFVASLGSVRSLTGIGEKTAQTLADSCGISTVTDLQCIELDRLTKHLGYEQAVRLKQLALGRDDTVVRPTGKPKSVGLEDSCPSISVRADAEDKFRHLLVRLVKNIADDGRVPIAIKVTVRKYDLAKRTTHRESKQDKLLPSMFRHVGGRLVLADGAQEKILTIVMKVFERMVDLRQPFNITLLGLSFFKFQERRIGSKSIANFLIKKSDIEVQSITNLSNESITLSDISFCSNKSALSLSAMDCEPCCSSDAGSVASLSGSESDAEPSPKKSRRLLFCQGRRPASTQDRHYGNSEPDETTLSKLRVADLRLNSKEFDQDAHPSGGTTAVAAASSSPSSGAPMDVSTTSSTAATTAAKQTSFFRERIATDASSSCTVLRPAAGASNDCSMATAAGSSSSKMEVSVSSPSAAGCDRGASGDHQQHHHHHHHHHHHHSHYQGEQKNHHSKSTNLLPPSVDPEVFHALPADVQQELLANWRRANGAGMLVTAGGSSSAAGMAPSSKPNLLGPGASGSPNSTHSNNSTTNSSSSSSSSSSSNSSAPSTNAATTTGKGSAKNTLHRYFVKNT; the protein is encoded by the coding sequence ATGGACGGTGCAAAGGACACAGATGATGAGGAGTGTGTCCATCCGCGGGTCATCATTCACATCGACATGGATTACTACTACGCCCAGGTGGAGGAAGTGCTCAACCCTTCGCTCAAGGATAAACCGTTCGCGGTGAAGCAACGCTTTTGCGTAGTGACCTCGAACTACATCGCGCGCGAGAAAGGCATCAAGAAGCTGCAGCCGGTGAAGGAAGCGCTCGCCGCCTGTCCCGAGCTGGTGCTGCTCAACGGCGAAGACATTACCAAGTACAAGGCGATGTCGGTGCGGATCAACGAAATCATGCACCGGTTTACGCCGCACGTCGAGAAGCTCGGGCTGGACGAAAACTATCTCGACGTAACGGAGCTGATCGCGGAACGGCTCGAACAGCTGGAGGGGGCCGGGGACAGTGCGGCGCTGGCAAAGCTAGACTTTGTGCAGGGGTTCATACACCCGCCCCGGACCGATGAATCGAGCGCGCTCGACCCACCGTCCCACCGGGAGACGGACCGCGACCTGTTCCggcgctgttgctgctgtggctgtgaTCGAAGACTGATACTGGCGACGCACCTGGCCCAGGAGATACGGGACAGCATATTCCAGGAGCTGGGGCTGCGCTGCTGTGCCGGCATCGCGCACAACAAGCTGCTGGCCAAGCTGGTCGGTGCCGTCCACAAGCAGAACAAACAGACGGTGCTGCTGCCCACGCACGCGACCGCGTTCGTCGCGTCGCTCGGTTCGGTGCGCAGCCTCACCGGGATCGGGGAGAAGACGGCCCAAACGTTGGCCGACAGCTGCGGCATTAGCACCGTCACGGATCTGCAGTGCATCGAGCTGGATCGGCTCACGAAACATCTGGGCTACGAGCAGGCCGTCCGGCTGAAGCAGCTTGCCCTCGGGCGGGACGATACGGTCGTGCGGCCGACGGGGAAACCGAAATCCGTCGGCCTGGAGGACTCCTGCCCCTCCATCTCGGTGCGGGCGGATGCGGAGGACAAGTTCCGCCACCTGTTGGTGCGGTTGGTGAAAAACATCGCGGACGATGGCCGGGTACCGATCGCGATCAAGGTGACCGTGCGCAAGTACGACCTGGCGAAGCGGACCACCCACCGGGAGTCCAAGCAGGACAAGCTGCTGCCCTCCATGTTCCGGCACGTGGGCGGCCGGCTCGTGCTGGCGGACGGTGCGCAGGAGAAAATTCTCACCATCGTGATGAAGGTGTTTGAGCGCATGGTGGACCTGCGGCAGCCGTTCAACATAACGCTGCTCGGGCTGTCGTTCTTCAAGTTCCAGGAGCGGCGCATCGGCAGCAAATCGATCGCCAACTTTCTGATCAAAAAGTCCGACATCGAGGTGCAGTCGATCACGAACCTGAGCAACGAGTCGATCACGCTCAGCGACATCAGCTTCTGCTCGAACAAGTCCGCCCTGTCGCTGTCGGCGATGGACTGCGAGCCGTGCTGCTCGTCCGACGCCGGTTCGGTCGCGTCCCTGTccggctcggaatcggacgCGGAACCGTCGCCGAAGAAATCGCGCCGGCTGCTGTTCTGTCAGGGCCGGCGGCCCGCAAGCACACAGGACCGGCACTACGGCAACAGCGAACCGGACGAAACGACGCTCAGCAAGCTGCGTGTCGCCGATCTGCGCCTGAATTCCAAAGAGTTCGATCAAGATGCCCATCCGTCCGGCGGCACCACagcggttgctgctgcctcGTCTTCGCCGTCGTCCGGTGCACCGATGGACGtttccaccaccagcagcacggccgcaacaacagcagcgaaGCAAACGTCCTTCTTCCGCGAGCGAATTGCGACcgacgcatcatcatcatgcacGGTGCTCCGGCCAGCAGCAGGCGCGTCGAACGATTGCAGCATGGCAACCGcggctggcagcagcagcagtaagaTGGAGGTCAGCGTATCATCCCCCTCTGCGGCGGGGTGCGATCGTGGAGCAAGTGGGGACcatcaacaacaccaccatcaccaccaccaccaccaccaccaccacagccacTACCAGGGCGAGCAGAAGAATCATCATAGCAAAAGTACAAATCTCCTTCCGCCTAGCGTGGATCCGGAAGTGTTCCATGCGCTGCCGGCGGACGTCCAGCAGGAGCTGCTCGCTAACTGGCGACGAGCGAACGGTGCCGGCATGCTGGTGACGGCCGGCGGTAGTTCCAGCGCAGCGGGAATGGCTCCCTCCAGCAAACCGAACCTGCTGGGGCCGGGCGCCAGTGGGAGCCCAAACAGTACTCACAGCAACAATTCCACCACTaatagcagcagtagtagcagcagcagcagtagtagtaatagcaGTGCCCCTTCCACGAACGCTGCCACGACGACCGGTAAGGGTAGCGCTAAAAACACTTTACATCGCTACTTCGTTAAAAACACGTAG
- the LOC1273829 gene encoding serine/threonine-protein kinase stk11, which translates to MNSSFPAAIPYSNDGGHRSKPTSATHNNNGSCVNDAHGSDEDEEQAHGQDRFAFACDEPPPDGRLQPSDSLEDDLEEVYRTCNTQSAVEWINDDDELERLDLPLESLDPTGGGTVFNRVDSSDIIYQEKKKKCKLVGKYVMGDVLGEGSYGKVKEVLDSETLNRRAVKILTKRKLRRIPNGEQNVRSEIKLLRKLQHRNVIELLDVLYNEQKQKMYLIMEYCVGGLQEMLDSVPDKRLPIHQAHDYFVQLLDGLEYLHGRGIIHKDIKPGNLLLTLDHTLKISDFGVAEALDTFAPTDECTTGQGSPAFQPPEIANGHEVFSGFKVDIWSTGVTLYNITTGLYPFEGDNIYKLLENIGKCEWNPPEWLEPRLADLLVNILQADPRRRFTLQQIRHHEWFQFAPDANSPLVPIPPLKGDWNRCSTVLPYLIAHHYGNDRDMPYYTEHDINEMARQQYDSYTEGGLYDRAYLPAPTMDSLSFHTDDQGSETGLRRAYYNQPNSGSGRSTVEKRPSRSFSLSPKPSIRHMIGTSCPATTANSSSSSSGKRRSRKTVSCISWRKWPHCRQS; encoded by the exons ATGAACAGCAGCTTCCCAGCGGCAATACCGTACTCAAACGATGGTGGCCACCGTAGCAAGCCGACGAGCGCaacccacaacaacaacggctcGTGCGTGAACGATGCGCACGGCagcgacgaggacgaggagcaGGCGCACGGGCAGGATCGGTTCGCGTTTGCCTGCGATGAGCCGCCCCCGGACGGTCGGTTGCAGCCGTCCGACAGCCTGGAGGACGACCTGGAAGAGGTGTACAGGACGTGCAACACGCAGTCGGCGGTGGAGTGGAtcaacgacgacgatgagcTGGAGCGGTTGGATCTGCCGCTCGAATCGCTCGACCCCACCGGTGGTGGCACGGTCTTCAACCGGGTGGACAGCTCAGACATCATCTAccaggagaagaagaaaaagtgcaAGCTGGTCGGCAAGTACGTGATGGGGGACGTGCTTGGCGAGGGAAGCTACGGCAAGGTGAAGGAGGTGCTCGATTCCGAAACGCTTAATCGACGGGCGGTGAAG ATACTCACCAAACGCAAACTACGACGCATTCCAAATGGCGAGCAGAATGTGCGGAGCGAGATCAAGCTGCTGCGCAAGCTGCAGCACCGGAACGTGATCGAGCTGCTGGACGTGCTGTACAAcgagcagaagcagaagatgTATCTGATCATGGAGTACTGCGTCGGGGGGCTGCAGGAGATGCTGGACTCGGTGCCGGACAAGCGGCTACCGATACACCAGGCGCACGACTACTTCGTCCAGCTGCTGGACGGGCTGGAGTATCTGCACGGTCGCGGCATCATACACAAGGACATCAAGCCGGGCAATCTGCTGCTAACGCTGGACCACACGCTGAAGATTTCCGACTTTGGTGTGGCGGAG GCACTGGACACTTTCGCACCCACGGACGAATGCACGACCGGGCAAGGTTCGCCCGCCTTTCAGCCGCCGGAAATAGCGAACGGACACGAGGTATTCTCAGGATTTAAAGTTGATATCTGGAGCACGGGCGTTACACT GTACAATATAACTACCGGATTGTATCCGTTCGAAGGTGATAATATTTATAAACTGTTAGAAAACATAGGCAAATGTGAATGGAATCCGCCGGAATGGTTAGAGCCGCGGCTGGCCGACTTGCTCGTGAACATACTGCAGGCGGATCCCCGAAGACGCTTCACCCTGCAGCAGATCCGGCACCATGA atGGTTCCAGTTTGCACCGGATGCGAACAGCCCGCTCGTACCGATACCACCGTTGAAAGGCGATTGGAATAGATGTTCCACCGTGCTGCCTTACCTGATAGCTCATCACTATGGAAACGATCGTGACATGCCGTACTACACCGAGCACGACATTAATG aaATGGCACGGCAACAGTACGATTCGTACACGGAGGGTGGACTGTACGACCGTGCCTACCTGCCCGCACCGACCATGGACTCCCTGTCGTTTCACACCGACGACCAGGGGAGCGAGACGGGCCTAAGGCGTGCCTACTACAACCAGCCGAACAGTGGCAGCGGTCGTTCGACGGTCGAGAAGCGTCCGTCCCGCAGCTTCTCGCTGTCGCCGAAGCCGAGCATCCGGCACATGATCGGCACCAGCTGCCCGGCCACGAcggccaacagcagcagcagcagcagcggcaagcGGCGCTCGCGCAAAACTGTTTCGTGCATATCTTGGCGCAAGTGGCCCCATTGCCGGCAGTCCTGA